A genomic window from Vicinamibacterales bacterium includes:
- the glyS gene encoding glycine--tRNA ligase subunit beta, with product MDRELLLEIGVEELPAAWLPGLTTQLAEKLSARLASMRLKPDAPVETYATPRRLTACVGRMPERQEDLDETVSGPPVSAAFNAAGEPTPAAIGFAKKQGVAVEALERVKTDKGEYIAARRHVRGKSTVDALPELLAGLLRDIAFPKQMHWDAMLEDGKGELVFGRPIRWLLYLYGGRVVPFSIGRLPNVLSSQVQEVTSGAVTYGHRFLATSGRAGRSVKVRSFEEYRARLPEHFVILDHAERRDRIARELESKARKLGGRVPLRDHAALVDEVADLVEYPGVVAGFYERGFLDLPHEVLTTTLVHHQHYFPVSDEKGALKEAFLAVVNTQPSDERRIAKNAERVVTARLRDARFFWESDRKTTLEDRLERLHSLTFHKKLAANSYRDKAERIERLARTIAADVLGAPDAAAHAAMAARLAKADLVTDMVFEFPELQGVMGGIYAREEGLPSAVWKAIYYHYLPQSVEADAPPTRAQLGEAAKTWAAVSIADKADTLVSLFNAGEKPTGSRDPFALRRQAHGLLKILVDLPELTGVDRAVTIGQVIDLSGDGAAALRPFLLERARFVLEQRGFDARNIRAVTHGDVGTLSPLIARRMLTVLPEFTSSADFTKLATAFKRVRNIARELPAGTDADLAPLGEPAEVALRDELERRQQVIESSIVAGDYRRAFAEAAKFGPAVDTFFADVFVMVDDPALRTARLGLMKRLEALILRLGDISEIVAEKQA from the coding sequence ATGGATCGTGAACTGTTACTCGAGATTGGTGTCGAAGAGCTGCCGGCTGCCTGGTTGCCTGGGCTCACGACGCAGCTGGCGGAGAAGCTCTCGGCGCGGCTCGCGAGCATGCGGCTCAAGCCCGACGCGCCGGTCGAGACCTATGCGACGCCGCGGCGGCTAACCGCGTGTGTCGGCCGCATGCCCGAGCGGCAGGAGGATCTCGACGAGACCGTCAGCGGTCCGCCGGTCAGCGCCGCGTTCAATGCGGCGGGCGAGCCGACGCCGGCGGCGATCGGTTTTGCGAAGAAACAGGGGGTCGCGGTCGAGGCGCTCGAGCGCGTCAAGACCGACAAGGGCGAGTACATCGCCGCGCGCCGTCACGTGCGCGGCAAGAGCACCGTCGACGCGCTGCCGGAGCTGCTCGCTGGGCTGCTGCGCGATATCGCGTTTCCCAAGCAGATGCACTGGGACGCGATGCTCGAAGACGGCAAGGGCGAGCTCGTCTTCGGGCGCCCGATCCGCTGGCTGCTCTACCTGTACGGCGGGCGCGTCGTCCCGTTCTCGATCGGCCGTTTGCCGAACGTCCTCTCGTCGCAGGTGCAGGAGGTGACCTCCGGCGCGGTCACCTACGGGCATCGCTTCCTGGCGACCTCAGGCCGTGCCGGGCGATCGGTCAAGGTCCGCTCGTTCGAGGAGTATCGGGCGCGGCTGCCCGAGCACTTCGTCATCCTGGATCACGCCGAGCGGCGCGATCGGATCGCCCGCGAGCTCGAGTCGAAGGCGCGCAAGCTGGGCGGACGCGTGCCCCTGCGCGATCACGCGGCGCTGGTCGACGAGGTCGCCGATCTCGTCGAGTATCCGGGGGTGGTGGCCGGCTTCTACGAGCGCGGCTTTCTCGACCTGCCGCACGAGGTGCTGACGACGACGCTCGTCCATCACCAGCACTATTTCCCGGTGAGCGACGAGAAGGGGGCGCTGAAGGAAGCGTTCCTGGCGGTCGTCAATACGCAGCCCTCGGACGAACGCCGCATCGCGAAGAATGCCGAGCGCGTCGTCACGGCGCGGCTGCGCGACGCGCGGTTTTTCTGGGAATCGGATCGCAAGACCACGCTGGAGGACCGGCTCGAGCGGCTGCACAGCCTGACGTTCCACAAAAAACTCGCCGCGAACAGCTATCGCGACAAGGCCGAGCGGATCGAGAGGCTGGCCCGCACGATTGCCGCCGATGTTCTGGGTGCGCCGGATGCGGCGGCGCACGCGGCGATGGCCGCGCGCCTGGCCAAGGCGGATCTCGTCACCGACATGGTGTTCGAGTTCCCCGAGCTGCAGGGCGTGATGGGCGGTATCTACGCGCGGGAGGAAGGACTGCCGTCCGCGGTCTGGAAGGCGATCTATTACCACTACCTGCCGCAGAGCGTCGAAGCGGATGCGCCGCCCACTCGCGCCCAGCTCGGCGAGGCGGCGAAGACGTGGGCGGCGGTATCGATCGCCGACAAGGCCGACACGCTGGTCTCGCTCTTCAACGCCGGCGAGAAGCCGACCGGGTCGCGCGATCCGTTCGCGCTCAGGCGCCAGGCGCACGGGCTGCTCAAGATTCTCGTGGACCTGCCGGAGCTGACGGGCGTCGACCGCGCTGTCACGATCGGCCAGGTGATCGACCTGTCGGGTGACGGGGCCGCGGCGCTGCGCCCGTTCCTGCTCGAACGCGCGCGCTTCGTGCTCGAACAGCGCGGCTTCGATGCGCGAAACATCCGCGCCGTGACGCATGGCGACGTCGGCACGCTCAGCCCGCTCATCGCGCGGCGCATGCTCACGGTGCTGCCCGAGTTCACCTCGTCGGCCGATTTCACGAAGCTCGCGACGGCGTTCAAGCGCGTCAGAAACATCGCCCGTGAGTTGCCGGCAGGCACCGACGCGGACCTGGCACCACTCGGCGAGCCGGCGGAAGTCGCGCTGCGCGACGAGCTCGAGCGCCGGCAGCAGGTCATCGAGTCGTCGATCGTTGCCGGCGACTACCGGCGTGCATTCGCCGAAGCGGCGAAGTTCGGTCCCGCCGTCGACACATTCTTTGCGGACGTGTTCGTCATGGTGGATGACCCGGCGCTGCGGACGGCACGTCTCGGGTTGATGAAGCGCCTCGAAGCGCTCATTCTCCGGCTCGGAGACATTTCGGAGATCGTTGCAGAAAAGCAGGCCTGA